TTGCTTGTTCTATTAATTTTACACCACTTATTATAATGAAGATAACCGCCCTGACACTTGATAGCTACCGTTGTAACGCCTAAAAACTTTACAAGTTTTGCAATCGACATAGGAATATGGCTTGTCCTGCCATCGCAACTTAGACGCCCTTCGGGATAAAGCGTAACTACCGCAGATTTGTCGCATAGACTCTTAATTTGTTTTACCAGCTTAATATTAGGCGTAAACTGCCGTTTAGTAAGCGCCCCTACGGCATTTAAAATATGTCTATGGCGAGCCAGAAAATTTTCGGCGACTATAAAGTTACAAGTATACGCCTTTAAGGCTCTACTTACTAGGTGAACGTCTTTTTCGCTAGCGTGGTTAGCAAGTATTAGTAAAGGCGGTGTCAACCCCTCTAAACAAGTTGTGTCAAATGTAGCGTCAAGTTTGTCGCAAATAGGTTTTGACCAAAACCTCATACACATCTTGTATATAAATTTATTTGGTAGTCGTGTCAAGAATATACCTCAAAAAAAGCAACCGTTGTTGTTTCGGTTGCTAATTAATTTAATTTATCGTTTACCCAAGCAATTTCTTCCTGAGTAAGTAACCCTAACTTTTTGGCTTGTTCTATTATGTAGTCGGTAGTTTTGCGGTACTCGATGTCGTTACGATATTTATCGATAAGAAATTCGTTATCCTTAATTTGCTTTACAAGTTCCTTAATTTTGTTTTCAAAAGTAAACTTTTGCACAAGCAAAGTCGTCAACACAAAGCAAAGCACTACCACTACGAGTATGGCTAGGCAACCGGCTAATAATATTTTTTTATTTTGAAATATTGTCATTACCCTTTTCCTTAAAGTTTGTTGCCTTATTATACAACCACTTTAAGACTTTGTCAATAGAGGTAAGACAAGTTTTGCAATAAATAAAAAGTCCCAGTCCTAAGGCAAAAAAGCAATAAAGACTGAATTTACCGCAATTAATAGCTAAATTAAGATAAAAAACAGCTATTAGACTAGTTACGCCATACAAAACATCGGCAATTACCACAAATACCTTGTTACTACTACGGTGCGTAACTGTATAAAACAGCCCTAGCGCAATTCCCACAAGAGTAAATACGGCAAAAATAAATGGTTGGGATAGCGTTACGTCCATCTATTTAAATAAAGAAAAAGAGAATTTCTTCTTAACTTTGCCAAAATTTATGGAGTGAAGCGCACTATAACTTATGACGCACAAACCTTGTTCAAGTTCAAGTTTACTAATGCTTATTCCCTCGCCTTTAAAAGAGATTTGCCCTTCTTGCCTAGAAATAATGGCTTCTTTGTCAAAAATACTTTCGACGTTAGTGACGCCTTTTATTGTGGCGTCTTGATTAGTTACGCTTAGGTAATTCTCGCTCATTATTATTCCTCCGCATTAATAATATATTAATGCAGATTAGATATTATTAAAAGAATTGCCCTTAACTAATTATAATTTAATTTTTTGGTAATTTAGTCTATTTGACCTTATCGACAACTTGTCCGCTTAAAGTGTCCTTTACTACGTAGCCTAATTCCAATAACTTATCTCTAAGCTTGTCAGCGCTTGCAAAATCTTTATTTTGTCTTGCAAGTTTGCGTTGCGACAATAAATCAATAACTTCTTCGGGCAAGGTTAGCTCTTCTTGTTTAGGTTCTGCTTTTGCAAGGTTAAGGCCAAATACTGTGTCCATTTTTACAATTAAATCGAATATATCTTTGCTCTTAGGCTCTTTAATTGCCTTATACATTATTCCTAGCGCCATAGGAATATTTAAATCGTCGCTTATAGCTTCTTCGTAAGCAAGCAAATATTTGTCAATTACTTCTTTGCCAGTTGTTTGACTAGCTTGTTTATGCGCATAAAGCGTAGCTATTAATCTGTCGTAAGCTGTTTGCGAGGCAGTTAAAGCCTCGAAAGAAAAGTTTAATTTTTGTCTATAATGCGTGTTTAAGCAAAAATATCTAAATGCCATTGCCGAATAGCCCATATTTGTAAAGTCGGTAACGGTGTAGCCGTTGTTTAAAGATTTGCTCATTTTACCGCCTTCAAATAACATCCATTCGTTATGAAGCCAGTAATTTACCGTTTTCTTACCTAACCAGCACTCGCTTTGCGCAATTTCATTTTCGTGGTGAATTGGAATATGGTCGACTCCGCCGGTATGAATATCAAAAACTTCGCCTAAATACTTCTTGCTCATAGCCGTACACTCAATGTGCCAACCCGGAAAACCCTTGCCCCACGGGCTGTCCCATTGCATAATATGATTTGGCGTAGCTTTCTTCCAAAGCGCAAAATCGGCAGGGTGACGCTTGCCTGAATTAACTTCGACCCTTGCGCCGGAAAGTTGTTCGTCAAGGTTAATGCCCGACAGCTTGCCGTAGCCTGCAAACTTAGATATGTCAAAATATATGCCGTCTTCGGTTTCGTAAGCGTATCCGTTAGAGAGTAGGTCGACGACTATGGCTATCATTTCTTTGATATTATCAGTAGCGTGTGGCACTACAACGGGACGCAAATTGTTAAGACTGTCAAAATCTTTAAAGAAAGCGTTTGTGTAAAATTTAGCAATTTCTAACGGAGATTTATGTTCTTCTTTTGCCGACTTAGCCATTTTGTCTTCGCCTGTATCGGCGTCAGAAAGCAAATGCCCTACGTCGGTAATGTTCATAACGCTTTTTACCTTGTAGCCAAAGTATTTAAGTGTTCTAACAAGAGTGTCGACAAAAACATAAGCACGCATATTGCCGGCGTGAGCGTATTTATAAACGGTTGGACCGCAAGAATATATGCCGACTTCTTCTTTAATAGGAACAAATTCCTCTTTGGTTCGTGATAAAGTGTTATAAAATCTAATCATTTTCGCTACCTCTTAACTTATTGATATAATTTTACTATTTTTTATTGTTTAAGTCAACAAAGTTAAACTTAAAGTATATTTTTATTGTAAGCCTGACACATATTTTGCCTGTAATTATTTGTAAAATCGTAGCTTTTGTGCTAAACTACAACTAACTAAATAAAGAGGATATTATTATGTTAGACATTAAATTAATAGTAGAGAACAAACAGTTGGTAGAAGCTCGCCTAGCAAAAAGAGGCGGGGCTTACGACTTAGATACAATAATCGAGTTAGACGCTAAACGCCGTAGCATTATCGCCGACGTTGAGGCAAAAAAAGCCGAGCGAAATAGCGTAACAGCCGAGATTGCTCAGCTCAAACGCTCAAAGCTTGACGCAAGCGACAAAATTATCGCTATGGGCAAACTTGCCGAAACTATCAAGCAACTTGACTTAACCTTAACCGCAGTACAAGACGAACTTAATTCTGCAATGGCAGTGCTACCAAATATGCCCGACGACGACATTATAGCAGGCGATAAGGAACAGAATCAAGTTATAAAAATTATCGGCGAAAAGCCAAACTTTAACTTTAAATTTAAAAATCACGTAGATTTATGCGTAAGCCATAACTTAATCGACTACGAAAGAGGGGTAAAACTAGGCGGTAATGGTTATTGGATATATCGCAATAAGGGCGCAATTCTCGAATGGGCGCTACTCAACTTTTTTGTGGAAGAACATCTTGCGGATAACTTCGAGTTTATTCTTCCTCCGCACATGCTAAGCTATAAATGCGGTTATGGCGCAGGGCAATTTCCCAAATTTGCCGACGAAGTTTATTGGATAGACGGCGACGGCGCTCAAAAACAATTTATGTTGCCCACGGCCGAAACTGCGCTTGTAAATATGTATAGCGGAGAAATTTTAAAAGAAAGCGACCTACCGATTAAGATGTTTGCTTATACCCCGTGTTATCGCAAGGAAGCCGGTAGCTATCGTCAAGAAGAACGTGGTATGATACGAGGACATCAATTTAATAAGGTAGAAATGGTAAGCATAGCTACCCCCGAACAAAGCGCAAAGGCGTTTGAACTGCTCGTAGCCAAAGCCGAACGCATAGTTACTAAGCTAGGTCTACATTTTAGAATAAGCAAACTTGCAGGAGCGGATATTTCAGCCTCTATGGCTCGCACTTACGACATAGAAATATGGCTACCAAGTATGAATATTTATAAAGAAGTAAGTAGCGTATCAAATAGTAACGACTATCAAGCTAGACGCAATAACACTAGATACAAGGATAGTTCGGGCAAAATTAAATTTGTGCACACCTTAAACGGTAGCGGTCTAGCTACAAGTAGATTAATACCCGCTATTGTCGAACAATGCCAAAATGCCGACGGAAGCATTACAGTACCCGAAGTTTTGCGTAAATATACAGGTTTTGATATAATAAAATAATGCCAAAATTTATTTAACTTGCTATATTTACAAAATAATTAACAATTTTGACAAATAGTTATACTTAACAAATATTTTTAGCCATCTCTAACAAAATTAATAATTAAACCTTACCAAAGAAACATCTTCGCTACGATGTTTCTTTTTTTTGACTTTTAACTTAAATATTTATTTTTATATATACTTTTTATCTAAACTAATAAGTATATTTTTTTAATTAAATTAAAAACTAATAGTATGCTTATAATATTTTTACGAACAGGTATATTGTTCTTTATTTTATTGCTAGTAATACGCCTTATGGGCAAACGGCAAATAGGCTCGATGGAGCCTTTCGAACTTGTAATCACGCTTATTATTGCCGAACTTGCCTGCATACCTATGGCAGACCGCAACATTCCAATTAGCTATGGCATAGTAGCTATACTTACGATGTTCTTTATACATCAACTCATACTTTTGCTATCGAAAAATATGCGACTTCAATCTATCCTTTCGGGCAAACCCGTAATGGTAATTGACAAGCAAGGTATATGCGCAAATTCGCTTAAACAACTAAATATGCAGGTCAACGACTTATTGCAAGCAATACGCTCGGCAGGATATTTCAGCGTTGAAGAAATTGACTACGGTTTAATGGAAACAAATGGTCAACTCTCGGTTGTACCAAACAAAGATACTTCAAAAGAGCCTAAAACTCTACCTATACCTATAATTCTTGACGGCAAATGGGACGACGACGATATGCGTAGATACAAGGTAGATAAAGACAAAATTACAAGCATAATAAAAAGCAAAAAACTAAAAATGAAAAACAT
The sequence above is a segment of the Clostridia bacterium genome. Coding sequences within it:
- a CDS encoding spore cortex biosynthesis protein YabQ; amino-acid sequence: MDVTLSQPFIFAVFTLVGIALGLFYTVTHRSSNKVFVVIADVLYGVTSLIAVFYLNLAINCGKFSLYCFFALGLGLFIYCKTCLTSIDKVLKWLYNKATNFKEKGNDNISK
- the cysS gene encoding cysteine--tRNA ligase, which encodes MIRFYNTLSRTKEEFVPIKEEVGIYSCGPTVYKYAHAGNMRAYVFVDTLVRTLKYFGYKVKSVMNITDVGHLLSDADTGEDKMAKSAKEEHKSPLEIAKFYTNAFFKDFDSLNNLRPVVVPHATDNIKEMIAIVVDLLSNGYAYETEDGIYFDISKFAGYGKLSGINLDEQLSGARVEVNSGKRHPADFALWKKATPNHIMQWDSPWGKGFPGWHIECTAMSKKYLGEVFDIHTGGVDHIPIHHENEIAQSECWLGKKTVNYWLHNEWMLFEGGKMSKSLNNGYTVTDFTNMGYSAMAFRYFCLNTHYRQKLNFSFEALTASQTAYDRLIATLYAHKQASQTTGKEVIDKYLLAYEEAISDDLNIPMALGIMYKAIKEPKSKDIFDLIVKMDTVFGLNLAKAEPKQEELTLPEEVIDLLSQRKLARQNKDFASADKLRDKLLELGYVVKDTLSGQVVDKVK
- the serS gene encoding serine--tRNA ligase — translated: MLDIKLIVENKQLVEARLAKRGGAYDLDTIIELDAKRRSIIADVEAKKAERNSVTAEIAQLKRSKLDASDKIIAMGKLAETIKQLDLTLTAVQDELNSAMAVLPNMPDDDIIAGDKEQNQVIKIIGEKPNFNFKFKNHVDLCVSHNLIDYERGVKLGGNGYWIYRNKGAILEWALLNFFVEEHLADNFEFILPPHMLSYKCGYGAGQFPKFADEVYWIDGDGAQKQFMLPTAETALVNMYSGEILKESDLPIKMFAYTPCYRKEAGSYRQEERGMIRGHQFNKVEMVSIATPEQSAKAFELLVAKAERIVTKLGLHFRISKLAGADISASMARTYDIEIWLPSMNIYKEVSSVSNSNDYQARRNNTRYKDSSGKIKFVHTLNGSGLATSRLIPAIVEQCQNADGSITVPEVLRKYTGFDIIK
- a CDS encoding DUF421 domain-containing protein — translated: MGKRQIGSMEPFELVITLIIAELACIPMADRNIPISYGIVAILTMFFIHQLILLLSKNMRLQSILSGKPVMVIDKQGICANSLKQLNMQVNDLLQAIRSAGYFSVEEIDYGLMETNGQLSVVPNKDTSKEPKTLPIPIILDGKWDDDDMRRYKVDKDKITSIIKSKKLKMKNILLLTADQKNRVIIHIKYKPFIALDYKEKLINE